The following proteins come from a genomic window of Pocillopora verrucosa isolate sample1 chromosome 6, ASM3666991v2, whole genome shotgun sequence:
- the LOC131771835 gene encoding uncharacterized protein isoform X2 — translation MASATPSNPSTKGTSNYAQLCRLLVEVGPHVLREIFDRVCPPENLHGALTNPTNCAKLQTLRKKRVLSTSQWHKLYPVVKWSISSGNFDSSLLLLLLTNVFGLTLPASGQDDLPLETDTSPAADIIRIKILRDRVYSHVTSGSVDDPTFSSYWNDIRDTFQCIGGARYRDVINDLEIYFMDADSEKDYQELFKEWLKDEDCVTDKSHEDEMVKKARWENDLESSIEINEQNSGKEETVKMSGETTSAQNSNASPPELNVTLPLMSDLPKTSFAWSNVELPVDILLLAVEDCEFLSCFAYLKEPFKSYHISTGPVYFGCMGDDQGNKMKIALMRCSKGPDVLQGSLSVSKDAISVLRPKAIFSVGACSGLNSKKVKLGDVVVSAKLITAVYKTPPSRDIGNLIKHVADGWKAPLQNADEYNAKVHCDGVVLSISEANRDMIRKHPEAIAVEMEGGGVYAAAHDFKTEWVVVKGIKDFVDETHSSSKKWNEIACVMAASVVANILNDPVIFQDWPHFNADSLSDLRDTTEKIEIEMKEVKETLCSLTTTVEKSTDEGIFDPTELINGIRQLYKTREGWLSPFPWCEEFQFFLGKIFTRLKVVRRKKTRGEISNVFVDMSSILDPYEECSAPRTVLIEGEPGMGKTTYCKKYAYDWATKQQEPQGCGSTAFKVVLFLKCRDIHSDVWEAIDDQLLPRDIDEEVKQQFFRFIRENQSSILLILDGLDELPSSKLSMFSELIEGRVLPKCHIVATARHEAGKKVRKCCDVLLQIEGFTKEHVIKFVIKYFKERTDLAIKLLQRMLQDENLREIAANPLNTALLCLLCEEFEGTLPESRAQLYLDMVECVLRRYRKKKGLLEKIEDLTNHYKPQLNHLGKVALNGLLDDKLDFNESELRNHAKDLTEFGFLSVQPGGSKLRQTLHYAFLHKSFQEFFAAFFICSQIQSKEMKPEELVSARYFNELKQILLFSCGILTMKCDEQVVALVKSLTNEVNKNEGRGAKIVLEAINECKREKSDFHSHLSKSFGTGLNLTNLYLKGNRIRDAGAPCIAEAIKVNKTLTNLDLSYNGIRDAGATCIAEAIKVNKTLTNLDLSGNGISAAGATCITEAIKVNKTLTNLDLS, via the exons ATGGCCTCTGCCACTCCATCAAACCCTTCTACTAAAGGAACCTCTAACTATGCCCAGCTGTGTCGCCTTCTTGTTGAAGTTGGACCACATGTGCTAAGGGAGATCTTTGACAGGGTATGTCCACCAGAAAACCTTCACGGAGCTCTGACTAATCCCACAAACTGTGCCAAATTACAAACACTTCGAAAGAAGAGAGTCCTGAGTACCTCCCAGTGGCACAAACTGTATCCTGTTGTCAAATGGTCAATTTCCTCAGGGAACTTTGACAGCTCCCTCCTGCTATTACTTCTGACAAATGTCTTTGGTCTGACTCTCCCTGCCTCTGGCCAGGATGACCTTCCTTTAGAAACAGACACCTCTCCAGCAGCTGACATCATTCGCATCAAGATCCTCAGAGACAGAGTTTACAGCCATGTTACCAGTGGTTCAGTTGATGATCCAACTTTCAGTTCCTACTGGAATGACATCAGAGACACCTTTCAGTGTATTGGAGGGGCCCGCTATCGTGATGTTATCAATgatcttgaaatttattttatggATGCTGATAGTGAGAAGGACTACCAGGAGCTTTTTAAAGAGTGGTTGAAGGATGAAGACTGTGTCACAGACAAATCACATGAAGATGAAATGGTAAAAAAGGCCAGGTGGGAAAATGATCTGGAGAGTTCCATTGAGATAAACGAACAAAATTCAGGGAAGGAAG AGACAGTAAAGATGTCAGGGGAAACTACATCAGCACAGAATAGCAATGCAAGCCCACCAGAGCTTAATGTTACACTTCCATTGATGAGTGATCTACCAAAAACTTCTTTTGCCTGGAGCAATGTTGAACTTcctgttgatattcttttattagCAGTGGAGGACTGTGAGTTCTTAAGCTGCTTTGCCTACCTGAAGGAACCCTTCAAGAGTTACCACATCAGTACTGGCCCTGTGTACTTTGGGTGCATGGGTGATGatcaaggaaacaaaatgaaaattgcattgaTGAGGTGCTCCAAAGGTCCTGATGTTCTTCAGGGTTCTTTgtcagtttcaaaagatgccaTCTCAGTACTGAGACCCAAGGCTATCTTTTCTGTTGGTGCCTGCAGTGGTTTGAAtagcaaaaaggtcaagttaggaGATGTGGTTGTTTCAGCAAAGCTGATAACAGCTGTATACAAAACTCCCCCCAGCAGAGATATTGGTAACCTGATCAAACATGTGGCTGATGGGTGGAAGGCACCTTTACAAAATGCTGATGAATATAATGCCAAAGTGCACTGTGATGGAGTGGTTCTGAGTATCTCAGAGGCAAACAGAGATATGATTAGGAAACATCCTGAagcaattgcagttgaaatggaaggtgGAG gagTGTATGCAGCAGCCcatgattttaagacagaatgggtGGTAGTCAAGGGCATCAAAGACTTTGTAGATGAAACGCACtcttcaagtaagaaatggaatgaaattgcctgtgtgatggcagcttctgttgtggccaacattttgaatgatccagtcatattccaagattggcctcaTTTTAATGCAG ATTCGCTAAGTGACCTCAGAGACACAACTGAGAAGATAGAGATTGAAATGAAGGAGGTTAAAGAGACGCTTTGTAGCCTGACGACCACAGTGGAGAAAAGCACAGATGAAG gtatttttgatccgactgagcttatcaatggaattcgccagctgtacaagacgcgcgagggatggctctcaccatttccatggtgtgaagagtttcagttttttcttggaaagatttttacaaggctcaaagtggtcagaagaaagaaaacaagaggaGAAATCAGTAacgtatttgttgacatgtcgtcaatactagacccgtatgaagagtgttcagcgccgagaacagtgttgattgaaggagaacctggtatgggaaaaaccacctattgtaaaaagtacgcctacgactgggccacaaaacagcaagaacCTCAGGGCTGCGGCTCAACAGCATTTAAAGTGGTATTGTTTCTGAAATGTCGAGATATCCATTCTGACGTTTGGGAAGCTATTGATGATCAGCTTCTGCCCCGAGACAtcgatgaagaagtcaaacaacaattctttcgttttattcgtgaaaatcagtccagcattttattgatattggatggattggatgagttaCCGTCCAGTAAATTGTCGATGTTTTCcgaattaattgaaggaagagtgCTCCCCAAatgccacatagttgcaacagcaagaCACGAAGCTGGAAAAAAggtgagaaaatgttgtgacgtgctgcttcagatcgaaggattTACTAAAGAGCATGTGATAAAATTTGTCATcaagtactttaaagaaaggacgGATTTAGCCATCAAGCTCTTGCAACGGATGTTGCAAGATGAAAACCTGAGAGAAATAGCGGCCAATCCTCTAAACAcagcacttctttgccttttatgcGAAGAGTTTGAGGGCACACTCCCCGAAAGCagagctcaactgtacttggatatggttgaatgtgttttgagaagatatagaaaaaagaagggacTACTAGAAAAGATCGAAGACTTGACAAACCAttacaaaccgcaattgaatcaccttggaaaggtagcgttgaatggtttacttgacgataagttggattttaatgaaagtgaattgagaaaccatgcaaaagacctgactgaatttggatttctgtcagtgCAGCCTGGTGGCAGCAAACTGAGACAAACACTGCATTATGccttcttacataaaagttttcaagaattctttgcagcattcttcatttgttctcagattcaaagcaaggaaatgaaacctgaagaactagTTTCCGCAAGGTATTTCAATgaacttaaacaaatacttttgttttcgtgtggAATTTTGACCATGAAATGCGATGAACAGGTTGTGgctcttgtaaagagtttaacaaatgaagtcaacaaaaatgaaggccgtggtgcaaaaattgtattggaggccatcaacgaatgcaaaagagaaaaaagtgattttcactcGCATTTATCGAAGTCGTTTGGAACTGGTTTGAATCTGaccaatttgtatttgaaagGTAATCGTATTAGGGATGCGGGTGCTccatgtattgctgaggcaatcaaagtgaacaagacgctaaccaatttggatttgtcttacaatggTATTAGggatgcgggtgctacatgtattgctgaggcaatcaaagtgaacaagacgctaaccaatttggatttgtctgggaatggtattagtgctgcgggtgctacatgtattactgaggcaatcaaagtgaacaagacgctaaccaatttggatttgtcttag